The following coding sequences are from one bacterium SCSIO 12741 window:
- a CDS encoding SDR family oxidoreductase: MGYNLLQGKKGIIFGALDENSIAWKVAVKAKEEGASFTLTNAPIALRMGKIKELSAQCDAPVIPADATSVEDLEKLFTESMDHLGGKVDFVLHSIGMSPNVRKERAYTDLNYDFFQKTLDVSALSFHKVMQTAMKLDAINDWGSVLALTYIAAQRTFPDYSDMAEAKALLESIARSFGYHYGNSKNVRVNTISQSPTPTTAGTGVKGFNDFIDFADKMSPLGNATADDCANYCLTMFSDFTKMVTMQNLFHDGGFSNMGVAPEIFEG; this comes from the coding sequence ATGGGATATAATCTGTTACAGGGTAAAAAAGGAATCATCTTTGGAGCCCTGGATGAAAACTCAATTGCCTGGAAAGTGGCCGTAAAGGCTAAGGAAGAAGGTGCAAGCTTTACCTTGACCAATGCACCCATCGCCCTACGTATGGGAAAAATCAAGGAGCTATCTGCGCAGTGTGATGCCCCGGTTATTCCGGCTGATGCAACTTCAGTTGAAGATTTGGAAAAACTCTTTACGGAGTCCATGGATCATTTGGGTGGAAAGGTTGACTTTGTACTTCACAGTATTGGAATGTCACCTAACGTTCGTAAAGAGCGTGCTTATACCGATTTGAACTACGACTTTTTTCAAAAGACTTTGGATGTATCTGCTTTGTCTTTTCACAAGGTGATGCAAACAGCTATGAAGCTGGATGCGATCAACGATTGGGGAAGTGTATTGGCTTTGACCTACATCGCAGCTCAAAGAACTTTTCCAGACTACAGTGATATGGCAGAAGCTAAAGCCTTGTTAGAATCTATCGCAAGAAGTTTTGGATATCACTACGGAAACAGCAAAAACGTTCGTGTTAATACGATTTCTCAATCTCCTACACCTACTACAGCAGGAACAGGGGTAAAAGGATTTAATGACTTTATTGATTTTGCAGACAAGATGTCTCCACTTGGAAATGCTACGGCAGACGATTGTGCTAACTACTGTTTGACAATGTTCTCCGACTTTACCAAAATGGTGACCATGCAAAATCTGTTTCACGACGGTGGATTTTCGAATATGGGTGTTGCCCCAGAAATTTTCGAAGGATAA
- a CDS encoding class I SAM-dependent methyltransferase, with amino-acid sequence MGKETYRVIQYLRYRSRAGNAHGLHSPFVYRFYQDVWTDKTPFYIFPIIERERNRLLGSETPIPQVDHGAGSSVSTAGSRTVGDVVRISSSPAWKGQFLFKLANFCASRHMLELGTCLGLATSYLASVSKSARVTTLEGNPHQVKVAQRLFDRLKLKNISLIEGQFKDTLEPLLGNLSLPLDLVFLDGNHQYQPTMDYLNTILPFMGEEGVLVFDDIYWSAEMGRAWKEIVEDERFPVTVDLYHLGIVFLGIKCPKQHFVLK; translated from the coding sequence ATGGGTAAAGAAACCTACAGGGTAATTCAGTACTTGCGGTATCGGTCACGGGCCGGAAATGCGCATGGTCTGCATTCGCCTTTTGTCTATCGTTTCTACCAGGATGTATGGACAGATAAAACTCCCTTTTACATTTTTCCCATAATCGAACGGGAAAGGAACCGATTGTTGGGTAGCGAAACCCCAATTCCTCAAGTCGATCATGGGGCTGGGTCATCGGTATCCACGGCAGGCAGTCGTACCGTTGGAGATGTGGTTCGTATATCCAGTTCCCCAGCCTGGAAAGGGCAGTTCCTTTTTAAACTGGCCAATTTTTGTGCGAGCCGCCACATGCTGGAGTTGGGCACCTGCCTCGGCCTGGCAACATCTTATCTCGCCTCGGTAAGCAAATCAGCTCGAGTGACTACCCTGGAAGGAAATCCACATCAGGTCAAAGTGGCTCAAAGGCTCTTCGACCGACTCAAACTCAAAAACATTAGCTTGATTGAAGGGCAGTTTAAGGATACCCTGGAGCCTTTATTGGGTAATCTGTCCTTGCCTTTGGATTTAGTCTTTCTGGACGGAAATCATCAGTATCAGCCGACCATGGATTACCTCAATACGATTTTGCCCTTCATGGGAGAGGAGGGAGTGCTGGTTTTCGACGATATTTATTGGTCTGCCGAAATGGGGCGGGCTTGGAAAGAAATCGTGGAGGATGAACGTTTTCCTGTAACCGTCGATCTTTACCA